TATCCTTCATACTGCCAACCGGAAGATGAAATCGTAGGTGAGATACTAAAGGCGAATGGTCTTGAAGCAATCCCAATAGATTGCAGAGATATCATTCTGACACAAAGCGGATTGCATTGTATATCAAAGACAGTACCCAGGCAAATACTGGCAGATACCGCTGTATGAACCAGACCCAGCGGCTAAGCGAGGAGCTAAGGTAATTCCTGTGCAGGTTATACAGAATATTGTAGAGCATCTTTAACGGTTCCAGGTTCAGCGGCAATCTAGTATCTTCGTTATCCGGAATGTAAGCGGAAGGAGCGGTTACTTGAAAATAGAGAAATGCGGAATTGAAGGTGTACAACTTTACATATTACAGAAATTCCCGGACAGAAGGGGAAGCTTCTTTGAGCTTTTCAGGAAGGAATGGATCCCGGAGGTATTTGACGAAAGGTTTCAGATCAACTGTTCATGGTCCAGGGCTGATGTACTCAGGGGGCTTCATTATCATAATCATCAGTGGGATTTCTGGGTTCCCTTGAGCGGAAATATGACTGCTGGCCTTGCGGACATGCGAAAAGATTCATCAACATATGGTAAATCTTTATCCCTGGAACTTGGCGGAGATGTACCACGGGGGCTGCTTATTCCACCAGGAGTAGCCCACGGTTTTGCTGCCAGAACGGATCTTACTCTTGTGTATGTTGTGAGTAACTACTTTGATAACACAGATGAACATGGGATACCCTGGAACGATCCGGGAATATCAATCGAATGGGGTATTGAAAATCCTGTTGTTTCCGAAAGGGATGCTCATAACGAACGGTACAA
The DNA window shown above is from Candidatus Aegiribacteria sp. and carries:
- a CDS encoding dTDP-4-dehydrorhamnose 3,5-epimerase family protein, with the translated sequence MKIEKCGIEGVQLYILQKFPDRRGSFFELFRKEWIPEVFDERFQINCSWSRADVLRGLHYHNHQWDFWVPLSGNMTAGLADMRKDSSTYGKSLSLELGGDVPRGLLIPPGVAHGFAARTDLTLVYVVSNYFDNTDEHGIPWNDPGISIEWGIENPVVSERDAHNERYKWD